From the genome of Denticeps clupeoides chromosome 4, fDenClu1.1, whole genome shotgun sequence, one region includes:
- the LOC114789244 gene encoding ecto-ADP-ribosyltransferase 5-like — MMKCIGFKSVFLMAIILDYRVTCRFHNMDMSINAVDDRFSGCREKMHKKVMNENGLLQKELEGNIDFQTAWRQTTAKYQEMEEKKRKSHTCSIVPGGKPEHTQALMTYILGGQKFRLMFNEAVQTKGGDVTVYKEQFQFKSFHFLLRDAMQILKNISESKTVYRYSTKQFTATKGTEVRFGRFTAAFNQRGAAEENCDNDGTLFTITSSSVVNLEKYACLLETFENLISPDEVFIVEEVKKSTECDKEIVLKHSMFHSYHNCYFFQGSSATKWLSSSLFVLLAAFLSTSLLY; from the exons ATGATGAAGTGCATTGGCTTTAAATCAGTTTTCCTGATGGCCATCATCTTGGATTACAGG GTCACTTGCCGTTTTCATAATATGGACATGTCAATTAATGCTGTGGATGACAGATTCTCTGGGTGTCGTGAGAAGATGCATAAAAAAGTCATGAATGAAAATGGCCTGCTACAAAAGGAATTAGAAGGCAACATTGACTTTCAGACAGCATGGAGACAAACCACTGCCAAATACCAAgaaatggaggaaaagaaaagaaagtcccacacatgctcaatcgTCCCGGGAGGCAAACCAGAGCACACTCAGGCTTTGATGACATACATTCTTGGTGGCCAGAAATTCCGTTTGATGTTCAATGAGGCTGTGCAGACCAAAGGTGGAGATGTCACTGTCTACAAAGAACAGTTTCAGTTCAAGTCCTTTCACTTTCTGTTGAGGGATGCAATGCAAATTCTAAAAAACATCTCAGAATCTAAAACTGTATATCGTTACAGTACTAAACAATTTACAGCAACAAAGGGAACCGAGGTGCGATTTGGGAGGTTCACTGCTGCTTTCAATCAACGGGGAGCTGCAGAGGAAAACTGTGACAATGACGGAACCCTGTTCACCATTACATCCTCTTCTGTGGTTAATCTGGAGAAATATGCCTGCTTGCTAGAGACATTTGAGAATCTGATTTCCCCAGATGAAGTCTTCATAGTAGAAGAGGTGAAGAAAAGTACTGAGTGTGATAAAGAGATTGTCCTGAAGCATTCAATGTTCCACAGCTATCATAACTGTTACTTCTTCCAAGG CTCTTCAGCCACCAAATGGTTGAGTTCCAGTCTCTTTGTCTTGCTGGCTGCTTTCCTCTCCACATCATTACTTTACTAA